A segment of the Puniceicoccales bacterium genome:
TATATCTTCTTAATGGAAAAGTTCTTACAGGGTTTTTTGATAACAAATTTTCAGCTGGATTGGGCGGGATAATTGGTACAAAAATATTCGATCAATTTTTGATGCCATTGGTTGGATTATTTGGCAGTTTTGCTGTGTTATTGGCGATATTTTTAGCCAGCGCGTGGCTGATTTTTAGAAGAACAAAGTCTATGGAGGATGGTGAAAAAAAAAGTCCGCAGCTGTTAAAGTGGATAAAAAAAGTATGTAATTTTCTATGGCGTTTTGCATCTCGTTTATTGCTTGTATGTTATGGATTTACTAAAAAAACATTTTTGGCGATTTTATCGGCTGAAAGAGCTATGGTTTCCTGGATTAGGGCGAAAAAGCTAGGCAAATCCGTGGCGACGGATTTTGCTTTGGATCTTTCCAAAAGCCAACCGATGGATTCACCAAAAGACGATGTGATTATTTCCGGAGCTGGAGGAAAAGAACTTGATGGAGCTGAGATGGCTGATTTTACTTCGAATTTTTCTGAAAATTTGCCAAAGAGTTTACCAAAAGACGATGTGATTATTTCTGGAGCTGGAGGAAAAGAGCTTGATGGAGCTGGGATGGCTGATTTTACTTCGAATTTTTCTGAAAATTTGCCAAAGAGTAACGCCGCAAATATATCTATCACTAGCCCTTTGGTGGAGTCTGTTGTGGTTAGGGATTCGCGTAAAGTCGGTGATTATGTGTTTCCTGGCACCGAGTTGCTGGAGCGTGGAAGTCTGAACCTTGTATCGAACGATGATCATGAAGTTGTTGCAGCTAGGCTTGTTAACATACTTGCTGAATTTGGTGTATCAGTAAGGCCGAGCGAAATTCATCGTGGTCCAGTCATAACCAGATATGAAATTTTGCCGGAGCCGGGTGTTAGGGTAGAAAAAATTGTGAGTTTAGATAAAAATATTGCCCTTGGGTTGGCAGCCAAATCTGTACGAATCATCGCACCGGTCCCTGGGAAAAGCTGTGTTGGCGTGGAACTGCCTAATAGAGAACCGGTTACAGTGAGGCTGAGAGAAATCTTAGAATCCAAAGCCTGGGCCGAAATGCGTGCAGATATTCCGATTGTGCTTGGCCGCGGGGTTACTGGTGAGCCAATTATAGCAGATTTAGCCAAGATGCCACATTTATTGATTGCCGGGTCAACGGGCTCTGGTAAGACAGTTTGCATAAATGCGGTCATTGCTTCGTTGCTATTCCATGGTTCGCCAGACGACCTTAGGTTTATAATGGTTGATCCAAAAATCGTTGAGATGCAAACGTTTAACGATTTGCCTCATATGCTAATTCCTGTGGTTACGGACCCAAAAAAGGTTCCCAATGCTTTGAAATGGTTGATATCGGAGATGGAAAATCGCTATCAGATATTTGCAAAGGTAGGTGTTAGAAATATAGCCAGTTTTAATGCAAAAATTTGCAATGGACAGCTAAAAGAGCCTCTGATGGAAGGAGATGAGGTACATGGTTTGATGGGGAAAAAGATGCCATACATTGTTTGTATAATAGACGAATTAGCGGATTTGATGATGGTGGCGCCGGGTGACATAGAGACTTGCATTGCCAGATTAGCTCAGTTAGCGCGGGCAGCAGGTATTCATTTAATCCTTGCTACACAACGACCTTCGGTGAATGTGATCACAGGAATAATAAAGGCAAATCTTCCGAGCCGGATTGCTTTTAAAGTGGCTTCCAAGGTCGACAGCCGGACAATTCTTGATGTTGGTGGAGCAGAATCCCTTCTTGGTCAAGGAGATATGTTGTTTTTGCCTCCTGGCTCAGGTGGGTTATTGCGGGCCCAAGGTGCTTTGGTTTCCGATGATGAAATAAATGCCATTGTTAGATTTTTGCATGCTACCAATGGGGCACCGAAGTACGAGGAAGCGGTGCAAGAGCGCATAGAGATTGGCGACCTGGAGGATGGTGATGATGGTGAAGGATGGGAGGATAATATGATTCCTAAGGCCTTGGAAATCATACGCTCTAATGACAAGGCATCCATTTCGTTTTTGCAAAGAAAGCTAAAAATAGGTTATAATCGGGCTGCGAGGATCATGGATACTTTGAAAGAAAAAGGTCTAGTTCCTTCTGGTGAAGATATCCAGGATTAGCTTTGGCGATTGATTTATAAGGTCTTTTGTATTAGCGAATTAAGTGTTGCGAATTTTTCAATTTTTGATAACATCAAATTATGGATGTGAAGGTAGAAAGGTTTCTGAGATTCCTGGAAGTCATTTCTAGTATTTTTATTGCGATTGCGCTCTTGCCAATCATGTTCATAGTAGCCGCCCTGTCCAGATTGGAAATTAAAAAGGTTAGTATTTTTTTTCTCCAAGAAAGAATTGGAAAAGATGGTAAGCCGTTCAATATAATAAAGTTCAGAACGATGCGCCGAACCATTGCAGATGCAGAAGATGATGGTATTTTAAATTCATTCACAGAAAAATTGGTTACGAAATTTGGCAAATTTTTGAGAAAAACTAGGTTGGATGAATTGCCGCAAATCTTCAATGTTATCAAAGGTGATATGAGTTTTATTGGTCACCGTCCGTTGACGATGAGTTTTTTTGACCTAATAAATAATGATGTGGAGTACAGAAAAATTTTGAAATTTAAGCCAGGAATCACTGGCTATGCGACGTTGAAAATCCTTGACTATGAAAATAATGTGCTGAGCAATGCTGAGAATAGGATCGATGCCTATAGGCGGTTTATTTTTCCAAAAAAAATGAAATATAATCTTGAGTACTTGAAAAAGAAGGGCTTATGGCTCGATATGAACATAATATTTATGACTGGCGTTGTATTTTGTAGGTACTTTGTTGCGGCATCAATGATGGCCATTGCTGATTTTTTTGATGAAAGTAAAGCAAAAAATATGCCCATTGTTGAAAAGAATAAGAAAGTTATCAAGCGTTAATATAAAATGCCGATGGAAATGTTTAACTACTTGGGATTCAATTTGTTTGGATTTCCAAGCTCCGGGACGCAGGCCAAAAGTTTTGCTGTGTATGGGCTTTTGGGATTTTTAAATATGGCATCAACGGTGTTTGTTTCTTCGATTTTGCCATTTAGCATTACCATGGCTCTGTCCGCGAACCCATTGATTATGCCGAAGTTATGAGTTATTAGCAGTATTGCTAATTCATATCTTTTTCGAATGTCTTTTAACAGATCCATGATTTGTTTTTGTATGGTCACATCTAGTGAGGTGGTCGGTTCATCGGCGATTAATAGTTTTGGTTTGCTGGCCAGTGCTATGGCTATCATCGCTCTTTGCTGCATGCCACCGCTAAGTTCATAGGGATAAGCATGATAGGTGCGCTCATTTGTTAGCCCAACCTCTGCCATAAGATTGATAACATTTCTTTTAGATTTCGGTTTCATTGATTCGCTGATTTGGTATCCTATGGTGAGAGAAGGGTTTAGCGCGAGATTTGGTTCCTGAAAAATGTACATTATTTTATTGCCTCGGTAGGTGGCCATATCTTTTTCAGAAATTGACAGTAAGTCTGTGCCTTCGAACATGATATGACCAGATATATCCATAATTTTTTTCTTGAATAGATTGGTTATGCTCAGTGCAACGGAGGTCTTACCACTACCACTTTCTCCAACAATTGCGAAAATTTCTCGAGGTTTAAGGTAAAATGAAATGTTGTTTATCGCCACTACGCCAGTGTTTTTGAAAATGACGTTCAAGTTGCGGACATCTAGTAATTTTTTTTTGTCGTCATGCATGATAAATTATTTATGGTGTGTATATTGCAGATCATGCGCTGGATCGCGTAATCGCAAATTTACATTCTTTCATGATTGCAAATAAAGTCCAGAAATTTTAAATTCAAATTGGATTACATAATATAGAAAAATATGGAAAAAGATATAATCGTATCCGGTGTGCATCTGACTTTAACGGAAGCACTTAAGCGAAATGTTCATGAAAAAGCAGAAAAATTGTTTAGGCATGGCGATGGCATAATTCGTATAAGAATTGAGTTGCAACATGAACAAAGTAAAGACCATAGCAGCGAATTCGTGGCCAAGGGGCATGTGGAAATTCATGGACCGGACATCGTTGCCACGGCTGCCAGTGAGGATCTATATAAATCTATAGATGTGCTCATGCAAAAGTTGGATCGGCAGTTAACGGACAGAGCGCATAGAGAAAAAAAATGACTTCAATTGTGCTATAAGTTTTGATGCCGTTGCCTAAGTGCTTCGTAAATAACTATGGCAGTTGCAGCAGAAACATTTAGCGAGTCTGATATACCCAATTGTGGAATTTTGATAGAAGTAGAATTTTCTTGATGCAGCCAAAAATCTGAGAGGCCATTGGCTTCATTTCCAACGATGATGGCCAAGTTTCCTTTTAAATTTTCATTCCAATAGATGCGATGAGCTTTGGGTGATGTGCTGAAAATTTTTATATCATTGGCTGTGCAAAATTTACCAAAGGCTGCGGAGGTGCAAAGTACCATCGGTACTGAAAATATGGCGCCTTGGGATGACCTTAGGGCATGGGGGTTGTACACATCGGTGGATGAGTCCAATATCACCACGGCATTTGCGTTGGCCGATTCGGCGGTGCGGACTATTGCGCCCAAATTACTAGGTTTTTCCAGGTTTTCTGTGGCTATTATTAAATAATTGCTGCTTCCTTGAATAGCATCCAATGATTTCGCAAATGGCTTCCCCACTCCCACCAAACCATCGCCATTTTCTCCTATGGATATTTTTTGGTAGGCCTGCTCACCAAGCTCAATCAATGGAATATTTTTTTTGGATAATTTTGTCAATAGATTATGAAATTTATCGCCAGTGAATAACTTCTGACAAAAGTATAATTCTGCCAGAAGTCCACTTTCAAAGGCCCTGGTGAGTTCCCGCCAGCCTTCGATCAGGTAGGTCTGGTACCGCTCTCGATGGGACCGCTTCTTCAACTTATCGAGAAATTTTATCTTTGGATTGTTCTTACTTTCTATGATCACTGGTTAAGTATCTTCTGCCAACTTGTTGCAAAAAAGCAATGCCAGCTGTTTCAAAAATTTGCGCAAAATGATCCATCGAGAGATCTTTTCACAAGTTGTTTTATTTCAAGGGTTTGTAATGACTTTAAAACCGATGCGGTAATCACTTGTGTATGGATCACTACGTCGTCAATGCTCGCATTTCCGTAGGATTTCAGAAAGTCAAATATTTGGCGTTCCACAGGGTCTGGAATTTCTATCTTTTCTTTTGGTATGTCAATGGAAAATTTCTGCTGTTTAGGAAAATTTATTTCTTCCAAAATGTCATCCACCGAAGTTACGAGCGTTGCTCCATTTCGGATCAATTCATTGCAACCTTCGCTGGAAAGCTGATCTATTCGGCCTGGCACGACAAATACATTTTTCCCTTGGTCATAGGCAATATTGGCCGTTATAATGCTGCCTCCATGCTTAGCCGTTTCGATGACAATTACGCTGCCACAAAGTCCTGAAATCAACCTATTTCGTATGGGAAAAGTCTGTTTGTCAGCCCACTTTTCCAGTTGAAATTCCGAGACAAGGCACCCGCGACCTGCAATTTTTTTATATAAATTGCTATTTTCGTAGGGGTAGATGACATCGATGCCGCAGCCAAGCACAGCGATCGTATCGCCACCGGCCGCCAAAGCCCCTTCATGGGCTGCCGTGTCTATTCCTTTGGCCATGCCGCTGATAATGCAAAATCCAAGGCTTGCCAGATTCATCGCGAATTCCGTCGCTATTTTTATACCGTAAAGTGTTGGTCTTCTTGTACCTACGATGGCTATACATCGAGAATTTAGCAATGATTTGTTGCCAATGCAATACAATCCTAGGGGAGGATCGTGTATATTTTTCAGTGATTTTGGGTAATTTTCATTGTCACAATGGCTGATAAAATCTCCTCTAATCGAAGCCAATTTCGTTTCGGTTTTGTGAATGTTGAAAAATAATTCCCACTTTAGTATATTATTTGCAATGGTTTCTGATACATGGCCAATTTCCATCAACTCCGCTTTTGTGGCTGAAAATATACTGCGCAGATTTTTTTGAAAGTTATTGTATAATCTAAAAAAAGTAATGCTGCCCAGGGCTGGGATGGCTCCCAGTATCATCATCAGCTGGGTATCGGTCAATCCATTCACACTCATTGGTAATTTCTCTCACGAAATTTTACTAATGTCAAACAATAAATTTCACAATTAGATATTAGTTTTTTCAGTAGCAGTCAAAGGTTTTGCCAAGCCATCTTCATGTAATGTCTTTTCTAGCAAGTTCTTAATTGGCAACATCAGGGTCAACTTATGGCCATTGGGGGCAGTCTGAATGAATTTTATATAATCACTTTTTATATTGATTTCAGCCAGTGAATAGGTGATTTTTTTTACACGAAATGAGTCATTTATCTCTGTTAGTGTAAATGTGTTAGCTGTGCTATTCGCTCTTATTACTATCACATATTTATCGTCATAGAATTTTGTGTGCCTGGACAAATGGATTGTTTTATCCAATGCATGGTCATGTATGGTGATCACTGGCTCATTTTTTAGCGATGGGTCTGGCAAAGGCGATTTTTCCTCGAATCCAGCTATGGTGATATTTTGCTCTTTCAGAT
Coding sequences within it:
- a CDS encoding DNA translocase FtsK; this translates as MSLESEKHSRAREVFQGIILFVVGLLMAIALFGFDPNQSRLVSTEAIDTQLHRSLISGLGISFSFWVNRFVGFASFTIPLFLLWFSSVILFKLPRVFSKFVWIYSFFAILALAGLFSIFHIYLLNGKVLTGFFDNKFSAGLGGIIGTKIFDQFLMPLVGLFGSFAVLLAIFLASAWLIFRRTKSMEDGEKKSPQLLKWIKKVCNFLWRFASRLLLVCYGFTKKTFLAILSAERAMVSWIRAKKLGKSVATDFALDLSKSQPMDSPKDDVIISGAGGKELDGAEMADFTSNFSENLPKSLPKDDVIISGAGGKELDGAGMADFTSNFSENLPKSNAANISITSPLVESVVVRDSRKVGDYVFPGTELLERGSLNLVSNDDHEVVAARLVNILAEFGVSVRPSEIHRGPVITRYEILPEPGVRVEKIVSLDKNIALGLAAKSVRIIAPVPGKSCVGVELPNREPVTVRLREILESKAWAEMRADIPIVLGRGVTGEPIIADLAKMPHLLIAGSTGSGKTVCINAVIASLLFHGSPDDLRFIMVDPKIVEMQTFNDLPHMLIPVVTDPKKVPNALKWLISEMENRYQIFAKVGVRNIASFNAKICNGQLKEPLMEGDEVHGLMGKKMPYIVCIIDELADLMMVAPGDIETCIARLAQLARAAGIHLILATQRPSVNVITGIIKANLPSRIAFKVASKVDSRTILDVGGAESLLGQGDMLFLPPGSGGLLRAQGALVSDDEINAIVRFLHATNGAPKYEEAVQERIEIGDLEDGDDGEGWEDNMIPKALEIIRSNDKASISFLQRKLKIGYNRAARIMDTLKEKGLVPSGEDIQD
- a CDS encoding sugar transferase, which encodes MDVKVERFLRFLEVISSIFIAIALLPIMFIVAALSRLEIKKVSIFFLQERIGKDGKPFNIIKFRTMRRTIADAEDDGILNSFTEKLVTKFGKFLRKTRLDELPQIFNVIKGDMSFIGHRPLTMSFFDLINNDVEYRKILKFKPGITGYATLKILDYENNVLSNAENRIDAYRRFIFPKKMKYNLEYLKKKGLWLDMNIIFMTGVVFCRYFVAASMMAIADFFDESKAKNMPIVEKNKKVIKR
- a CDS encoding ABC transporter ATP-binding protein; this encodes MHDDKKKLLDVRNLNVIFKNTGVVAINNISFYLKPREIFAIVGESGSGKTSVALSITNLFKKKIMDISGHIMFEGTDLLSISEKDMATYRGNKIMYIFQEPNLALNPSLTIGYQISESMKPKSKRNVINLMAEVGLTNERTYHAYPYELSGGMQQRAMIAIALASKPKLLIADEPTTSLDVTIQKQIMDLLKDIRKRYELAILLITHNFGIINGFADRAMVMLNGKIEETNTVDAIFKNPKSPYTAKLLACVPELGNPNKLNPK
- the raiA gene encoding ribosome-associated translation inhibitor RaiA, which encodes MEKDIIVSGVHLTLTEALKRNVHEKAEKLFRHGDGIIRIRIELQHEQSKDHSSEFVAKGHVEIHGPDIVATAASEDLYKSIDVLMQKLDRQLTDRAHREKK
- a CDS encoding RNA methyltransferase, yielding MIIESKNNPKIKFLDKLKKRSHRERYQTYLIEGWRELTRAFESGLLAELYFCQKLFTGDKFHNLLTKLSKKNIPLIELGEQAYQKISIGENGDGLVGVGKPFAKSLDAIQGSSNYLIIATENLEKPSNLGAIVRTAESANANAVVILDSSTDVYNPHALRSSQGAIFSVPMVLCTSAAFGKFCTANDIKIFSTSPKAHRIYWNENLKGNLAIIVGNEANGLSDFWLHQENSTSIKIPQLGISDSLNVSAATAIVIYEALRQRHQNL
- the dprA gene encoding DNA-processing protein DprA, with the translated sequence MSVNGLTDTQLMMILGAIPALGSITFFRLYNNFQKNLRSIFSATKAELMEIGHVSETIANNILKWELFFNIHKTETKLASIRGDFISHCDNENYPKSLKNIHDPPLGLYCIGNKSLLNSRCIAIVGTRRPTLYGIKIATEFAMNLASLGFCIISGMAKGIDTAAHEGALAAGGDTIAVLGCGIDVIYPYENSNLYKKIAGRGCLVSEFQLEKWADKQTFPIRNRLISGLCGSVIVIETAKHGGSIITANIAYDQGKNVFVVPGRIDQLSSEGCNELIRNGATLVTSVDDILEEINFPKQQKFSIDIPKEKIEIPDPVERQIFDFLKSYGNASIDDVVIHTQVITASVLKSLQTLEIKQLVKRSLDGSFCANF